The following proteins are co-located in the Vigna angularis cultivar LongXiaoDou No.4 chromosome 2, ASM1680809v1, whole genome shotgun sequence genome:
- the LOC108326827 gene encoding binding partner of ACD11 1 — protein sequence MQATETRTVQVKQLSDLAGEREIHEFFSFSGEIEHVEILSEGGKSKTAYVTFKEPKALEIALLLSGATIVDQVVRITPADNYVPNHEMQEERLVENTINFAPSENVSTDIEEGKASPTNRRIYLTRAQDAVTSMLAKGSAIRQDAVNKAKAFDEKHQLTANASAKVISFDKRVGLTEKLTVGIAAVNQKVKSVDQRLHVSDKTMAAIIAAERKLNDTGSAVKTSRYVTAGTAWLNGAFSKVAKAGHVASTKTREKFNMAVSNLTTKEPSVAAA from the exons ATGCAGGCAACTGAG ACCAGGACTGTTCAAGTTAAGCAGCTTTCAGATCTAGCTGGTGAGAGAGAGATTCACGAGTTCTTCTCCTTTTCTGGAGAAATTGAGCATGTTGAGATCCTCAG TGAAGGTGGCAAATCAAAGACTGCGTATGTGACATTTAAAGAACCTAAAGCACTTGAAATTGCATTATTGTTATCG GGAGCAACAATAGTGGACCAAGTTGTGAGGATAACTCCAGCTGATAACTATGTACCAAATCATGAGATGCAG GAAGAAAGGTTGGTGGAAAATACTATAAACTTTGCTCCTTCTGAAAATGTCTCCACAGATATTGAG GAAGGAAAAGCCAGCCCCACCAATAGAAGAATCTACCTTACCAGAGCACAAGATGCAGTTACAAGTATGCTGGCAAAAGGTTCAGCAATAAGGCAGGATGCTGTGAACAAAGCTAAAGCATTTGATGAAAAACACCAATTGACTGCCAATGCATCTGCAAAGGTCATTTCTTTTGACAAGAGAGTTGGACTGACTGAGAAATTGACAGTAGGCATTGCAGCAGTGAATCAGAAAGTCAAATCTGTGGATCAGAGGCTTCATGTTTCAGATAAAACAATGGCAGCAATAATTGCAGCGGAGAGGAAGCTGAATGACACTGGATCGGCTGTCAAAACTAGCAG ATATGTGACTGCTGGAACAGCATGGTTAAATGGTGCTTTTAGCAAGGTGGCAAAGGCTGGACATGTTGCAAGTACTAAAACTAGAGAAAAATTTAATATGGCTGTCTCAAACTTGACAACAAAG GAACCGTCAGTGGCTGCAGCATAG